In Haliaeetus albicilla chromosome 2, bHalAlb1.1, whole genome shotgun sequence, a single genomic region encodes these proteins:
- the BHLHE23 gene encoding class E basic helix-loop-helix protein 23, protein MAELKSLGGEAYLALAPGYGPSAFAYGAVRGGAEGPRGAYAGSGGGGGGGGSDFHPGALGKSAESSGEQSGDEEDGFEAGVKGGAAFEREGKLKGGGLGKKPKEQRSLRLSINARERRRMHDLNDALDGLRSVIPYAHSPSVRKLSKIATLLLAKNYILMQAQALEEMRRLVAYLNQGQTLSTPLPATLNPFGQSAVYPFGGAALPGCPEKCTAFTGAASALCKHCNDKP, encoded by the coding sequence ATGGCCGAGCTCAAGTCGCTGGGCGGCGAGGCGTACCTGGCGCTGGCCCCGGGCTACGGCCCGTCGGCTTTCGCCTACGGGGCGGTGCGCGGCGGTGCCGAGGGCCCGCGGGGGGCCTACGCGGGTAgcggcggaggaggcggcggcggcgggtcaGACTTCCACCCCGGGGCGTTGGGCAAGTCGGCGGAGAGTAGCGGCGAGCAGAGCGGCGACGAGGAGGACGGCTTCGAGGCCGGGGTGAAGGGCGGCGCGGCCTTCGAGCGAGAGGGCAAGCTGAAGGGGGGAGGCCTGGGCAAGAAGCCCAAGGAGCAGCGCTCGCTTCGCCTCAGCATCAACGCGCGGGAGCGGCGGAGGATGCACGACCTGAACGACGCCCTGGACGGGCTGCGCTCCGTCATCCCTTACGCCCACAGCCCCTCGGTGCGGAAACTCTCCAAAATCGCCACCCTGCTCCTGGCCAAGAACTACATCCTCATGCAGGCGCAGGCCCTGGAGGAGATGAGGCGGCTGGTGGCCTACCTGAACCAGGGCCAGACGCTCAGCACCCCGCTGCCCGCCACCCTCAACCCCTTCGGACAGTCGGCCGTCTACCCCTTCGGCGGCGCGGCCTTGCCCGGCTGCCCCGAGAAATGCACTGCCTTCACAGGAGCCGCCTCCGCCCTCTGCAAACACTGTAATGACAAGCCTTGA